The genomic window CTCAACCCACTGGTGTGTTTGCCAGGACCCTTCGCCAGTGATGGAAGCAACGAGGCGGCCTACCTACAAAGTGGAAACCATTCAACAAACTTTGATCCTGAAAATGCGTTCAGGCAAAATTCTAGAGCTGGGAATACTCGGGCGAGCCAGGAGCTCAGGCCAAATCCAGGAGTGAATAAAGAGCAGTTGCCAGACCTCGCTCTCGTTAATCCCCTCGCTCAGGGAAATAGCCCAGAAAGCCATTTGCACTACCCCCCAGGGGCCGGGACCAGCCGAGCCCTGTCAGAAGTGGACTCTGGGGCGCTCTCCATGTTTTTCCAAGGTGGGGAAACAGAAAATGAGGAGAATCTCTCCTCTGAAAAAACAGGCGCTGCTGGTCAGTCTGACTTCGACGGCTTCTCCCCCAGCCCCGCACTTGGTCATCCTCCTGCACATGTGGGAGCAGGTGGCATTTACCAGGCCTTTCCCAAAGGTTCCAACAATGAGGCCGCGCAGCAGGGAGGACTCCCACAACCTTATTTTTCTCAGTCTGCAGGCGCCCAGCCTGACCGGCCCCCGGCAGCAAGCACCACCGCTGTGTGGGGTAGCACAGCAAGTGCAGGGGTGCACGCGGCCAGCAGCTCACAGTCTGAGAATGTGGAAGACCTAGAATTCATTCAGAATCAGGAAGTTCTGCCAAGTGAGCCCCTGAGTTTGGACCCTTCCTCCCCAAGCGATCCGGTCAGATACGGGCCCCTTCCCGGGCCAGCCGTCCCCAGGCTTGGTGGTGTGGGCCACCCTGGAGGTGGGGGTCCAAATCTCGAGGCCCCCGATTCGTCGCCGCACCCTGTGCGGTCTGATGGTGCGTCATCCGGTTACAGCAGCAGGAACCACAGGAATCTCCCGAGTGCCGCCAGGCCCCAAGACGTAGGCACTTTCATTCAGCAGGAGGTTGGAAAACCTGAAGATGAGTCTTCGGGGAGTTTTTTTAAGCAAATTGATTCTTCTCCTGTGGGAGGAGAGACAAACGAGACCACCGTGAGTCAGAATCACCACAGCAGCCTGTCCCAGCCCTCAACCCCAAGCCCCCCAAAACCCACTGGAATATTTCAGACAAGTGCAAATAGTTCCTTTGAACCAGTGAAATCCCACTTAGTTGGAGTAAAACCTGTCGAGGCCGATCGTGCCAACGTGGTGGGTGAGGTGAGAGGGGCCACTGCCCACCAGAAGCAGCACAGAGCCATTGCTGCCCCACCCGACACCTCCCCCGGCAACCTGGAGCAGCCGCCGGACAACATGGAGACCCTGTTCACACTCCAGGCCTGTTCTCCACCCTTTTCCGTACCTGTGGAGGCTGGGCACGGGCTCGTGCACACCGGGGGACTGCCCTTGGAAACTGTGCTCCTGGCAGCGGAGAAAGGGCCTTTGGCCAGAGCCCAGGGAGCTGTGAAGTGTGAGAGCCCAGTGACGACGTTGTGGGCACAGAATGAGTTGCCAGATTTTGGAGGCAATGTTCTTCTAGCCCCAGCTGCTCCTGCGTTGCACATGCCTGTGAAACCCCAGCCGTCGGAAGTGATTCAGCCTCCAGATGAGGGCGTGTCCACGCTGCAGTCCCAGCAGCCGGGCTCCGGCCTCTCTCTGCCGAGTGGGGACAGCATCTGCGCTTCTGAGAACCTTGAGAATCCTCCCAAGATGGGAGAAGAGGAGGCCCTCCCGTCACAGGCAAGTTCCGGCTATGCCAGTCTATTGTCCTCACCGCCCACTGAATCTTTGCAGAATCAACCAGTCTTGATTGCCCAGCCTGATCAAAGCTATAATTTGGCTCAGCCCATTAATTTTTCTGTGTCCTTATCTAGTCCTAATGAGAAGAATCAGCCCTGGAGAGATGCTATGGTCGGGGATAAGCCCTCGGCAAGCAGCCGGGCTGTGGGGGGAGACTCTGGAGATGGTGCTGCTGTGTCTGGGATCACGGCCGGCTCTCTCACCCGCTCGCCTCTGCCTAACAGTCTCATGCACAGTAGTTTTCCACAAGTTCCTGGTACTTCGGAAATAGTTTCTAATCAGCCTGCTAATTTGCTGGTTCAGCCACCACCTCATCCAGTTCCAAAGAATTTGCTTTCAGAAAGCCAAAAGATTGATAATGCAGAGAACGTTCTTCCCGAGTTGGTTAGTAGCCCTGCTGGAAGCGCAGGCGTGATGTTAGTGCCCCCTGCAAACGCTACCTCAGTACCTACCGGTAATAAGGCAGATTACTCCAGTCATCGGGAAGAAACTTCTGGAGCCCTAGACTTCACACTCAATAGGACTTTGGAAAATCCTCTGCGAATGTATAGCCCCTCCCATTCCGACAGCTCTGCGGGTCAGCACACCGTCAGCAGTCACCCGAGACAACCTGGGCCCGGGCCACGTAACTCAGACCATTTCTACCAACAGGTGACAAAAGACGCTCCGGACCAGCGTGGCCTAGAGAGAGCCCAGCAGGAGCCAGCACCGCCTCTTCCACAAGGGCCCAAAGCAGCGTGTTCAGAACCTTCAAACCCAGGAAGTCCACCCTTGCAGGGACAGTCCCAAAACTTGGTCCCACCACCCGCAAGCCCAGCTCCAGGTGACACAGGTCAGCCGCTGCCGGCCCGGCCACCTCGGTCCTCCAGCGCGTCAGTCGCATCCACCAGCTCGAGCCAGGCAGCCATGCAGTCGGACCAGCACTGGCCGCAGCCGCCGCCTCCAGATTTGGCATCTTACTACTATTACAGACCCCTGTACGACGGCTACCAGTCCCATTACCCCTCGCCATACCCGCTGGAGCCCGGCACAGCCCCCCTCTATTACCAGGTATGGTCAAGCTCTTGTGTGACCAGTGGTTCCTTTCTCTCGAGCCGTGCTCCTTGGCAGGCTTTTGTTGCTCAGTGCAGAAGTAAGTCGTGCCATCACTGTGCAGAGTGCCGGTTCCAGGCGCCGCTGCGTGAGGCTTGCCCTGCCCAGTGCGGCCCATCTCTTGGAGGTTTACTCTGCACACCTTTGTATTGCATTGCATGCAGTACCTGATTCATTTTTTCACATGGCATCCCCCAACTTACATGGCTGAGAAGCCACCTGCTTCCTGTCCCGCTGGTGGCTTCTCTGTAGAACTTAAGTTGTGGGTTGCACACTTCGGGAAACTGGGATAGCCTCTGGAAGCTTCGGTGTGGTTTTGATGTGAAAAATCTACCTGACGAGTAACAGGGAACTCTAGTATTTGAAGTCCCTCCTtgagaataaaaacatttagagaaaaaaggTTTGGAATGTAATCCTAGCAAAACAGCCAAGGGGGATGAAATTCCATAACCTTCTTGAGGGACACGGTGGTCCCagcagcggggtgggggtggccgcTGTGCTACGCGGAAGCCTTGCCTTTCACCGTGGCCCCAGTGCGCGAATGTTGTTTAAATTGGGTTCTGTTCAATCCTGTTACTTTGAAACCATATGGTTCAAGCGTACACATTGGAACGCTGTCTGCTTCTCATCACTTGTAGCCCCAGCCCAGCATCACCCAAAGTTAGCTGAATTCACAGGAGCATGGACCGCAAGTTTGAAAAGCACGGTCCTactgggcaggggcaggtggcCATCCTGGGGGCCTCGCAGTCAGAGGCGGCTGGGCGTGCAGGGCTGGTTGGGGTTGGGCCAGGCGGCAGCCCCCATTGACAGGAGGCTTGGGTCTCCTTCGTAGGCTTTGAGCATCTTTGGGAATGTATGCATAGTGCACAACTAAGCACTGAGACCAGTCTAGATTCTGGAAGGAGCCCCAAGGACTCCTGTTGCCACACACCGAAACTGATTTTCGATGCGCCCAGAGCCCACCGGGGCTGGCAGAGCGTGAGGGGAGCAGTGCACCTGCTTTGGGTCCTTTGTGTAGCAAAGGACCTCCCAGGAATTCCAGCCAGAGCCCAGCACACTTTTGTGGGAGCCCGCTCCCTGCTGCTCTTTGGCCTTGTCGCCACAGCCTACAGCAGTGGTCAAGAATAAGTCCGTTTGACGTGATTTCTCCTCTTCTGCCAGGTGATAGCAGAGAGTCAGGCTCGTAGACCAAAGGGCTGATTTCTGTCTCATGCCTGGATCATCTCATCTCTGCTTCGGGTTTGCACACGGCCGCTTCTTAGAGACAGAGCCGCGGCCATTCATCGGTCCATTAATGGAGCCGAAAGCCTCATGAGAGTAGAATGTGATCCTCTCTTTTGAGGTTTCCTGTAGCTTCAGGACCCACTGAGATGAAATCCTGGTTATTTTGCTTACCTGAGATGGTGTCTGAAACAGAACACAAACTTGTGGGGTCATCGCACCTCCACATTCGAGACTTCAGGGACTCGAAGCCTGGTGGAGCCCTCGAGAGTCTCCACGGCTCCGTAGGGGTTGCCTGCTGAGACATTGGCCATTTCCTGAGCAGGAGCAGGGCAGTCCCTTTGAGGAAGATCCTGCCCCCTGCCTGTGGCTGTGGATTTCAGATTGTAGGTTTTCTGTTGTGCATGAAGGAAGAAGGCCCACGTCCAGTGCTGCTCCCAGAGGGCCATCGTCAGTGCCGTGCAGAGCTAGTGCCGGCTGCTCGACATGTTGTGTCTCTACCGGTCTCTAATGTCGCACAAACCCTTCTTCCGGCAGGACGTCTATGGCCTGTACGAGCCCAGGTTCAGGCCCCACGACAGTGCGGCATCTGCCTACGCTGAGAGCTACCGCTACGCCGGCCCTGAGCGACCCAGCTCCCGAGCAAGTCACTGCTCAGACCGGCCATCTGCCAGGTGATGGGCGTCCGTGTTGCTGGCTGTGGTGGTAACTTAGTGATCTGAGAAAGACTGTGCTTGTGAAGAGTTATACCAGCCTATCCCGTGTTTGTGTTTACTCAGCACGGGCAGAGCACAGGAGCACTTTGAAACTGAACgaagccccgcccccaccccacccccgaagCCACCTTGTGCTGTCAGCCAGCGCTGGGTCAGGCCAGACCTTTGGCGGGATCCTCTTGGGGCCAGCTGCTCATCCTACGGCCGAGGCGCGTACACGGCTCTGGCATTTGGCTGACTGGGTGTTCAGGGCCCTTAGACCGTGGCAGCTTTGCCCTTGCACAGACTCTTCCCTACTACTAACCACAGAGGTGCTGGATTCTTGGGCCAGGCAGTCTTGGGCCAGAACACCTGCCACGTCCCTTTTGCAGCACTGCCCCTGTGCTAGAAGGCCCCCGCACACCCTGGTCTGCTGCTCTCTTTCGCTGACCAAGCCCGTCTCGTTCTGTGATTACAGAtgagggattctttttttaaggtttacttacttattttagagagagaacgcagagggaggggcagagggagagagaatctcaagcagaccccctgatGAGCACAAGAgtccgacgcagggcttgatctcctaaccctgagatcatgacctgagttgagatcaagagtcggacatttaaccagctgagccacccaggcgcccctggatgagGGATTTTGGAAGATCACGGGTATCATGCCTTCTGCCAACTAGGAACTGAGGCGGGTCCCAGCCCCCCACTTGGAGCCACAGGGTGTGCGGCCTGTTCCAGGGTGTGACCTTGCCTGCCTTCCAGGGCCTTCACCTGTACTCGCTCATTGTCCGCTTGGAGGAAGGACGGGTCATGGGTGTAGGTTTTGTTGCAAGAGTACATGGCTTCTTGAACTCGTAATAGAGGAGGTCTGATTGCCGATGGAGACTTTGTGCATGCGTTGCCTTTCAAAATCTTGGGGTCCTGTTGCTGGTCCTTCAAGGCTTTGATAGCTTGTCTGGAGACAAGGCTCTGTCTCTGTGAGCCTTTGCCTGTTGAGCTGGCCTCTCTGTGCATCGCTGACCTGCACGTGGCCCATACTTCTAGGAACTTTATGTAAGAAAGTTCGCAAGGGTTTAGCTCCTGTATAGCACCTAGAAGGTGAGGTTTGAAGTTAAGTGTTCTGACTCAGGGAAAGCAACGGGCAAGTGATTTCTAGAACCCCGTAAGCACGGGGGAGGGTGCAGCCAGCGCACAGCTTGCCATTCCAGTTTTCTGTCTGCTTGCCCACCTGCAAGTTAACATGGTACTTCACTCTAAGAGGCCAAAGGTGGCCCTGTGCTGTTGAAAAGTCATCCAACCAGAGGCTAGGCCGGGTCACACGGGAGTGGTTCTGTCCCGTCTTGCAGTGTTTCTGTCCTCCTGCTGTCTTCACCGCTCATTTGTGACACCTCTGGAGAACAGCCTGTTCTTCTTCCTGCCCCGCTTCGGTTGGGGGGAGGTGTGCGCTTGTGCCTGGTGTGAGCACATCCCTGCAGGGACTGCCTGTGGTGGGAACATGTCTTTCGTTTGTGTGGCTGTGTCTTTGCTGATGGATGAATGGGCCTGGTTGGTGAGGGCGGCAGGGAGGTGGCATGCTCTTGGTTCTGCCCTGTGTCAGATCATTGTTATGAGCCCACTGCTGGTGTGCTCAGGGGCCCCCACTCTGCAGATAGGTGGGGTCTAAGGGTTCTCCTCCAAAGCCCTGGGAAGGGGCCTTGTTCCTATAGCTGAGCCATGGGAGTGGGTGCTCCTCATAGGCTGCCTCTGCCCTAGGAGCTGTGCCAGCCAAGCCCCCAGGCTCAGCTGGGTGACATTCCTGAAGGGACAtgaaaaaagttatattttaaaagtcaaatattgTCTAAAACTTgttattaagaaacaaaaatgctaGTAGGTTCTTCTGAGAATCTTATTGCCTCAGgtgcacttgggtggcttagttggttaagcgtccaactcttgatttcagctcaggtcttgatctgagggttgcgagattgagccccacacagagctctGGGCTGGCCCATGGAGTCTGcctgacattctctccctctgcccctacccctcgCCCCCCATTCACTGCATGCACGCGCTCACTCTCTCACTTGCACCTCACTCTGTTGGAGGGAAAAAACAAGAATCTTACTGCCCAGAAGGTCTGACAGCTGACCTTGCTAAGTTCTGCTTTCTGTGCGCTGAGAGTCAGACTTGTAGCTTGGTCTTTGAGGCTGGTCTCCATCAGGCGCGCTTCAGGTCTCATACTGGTCACATTCAAGAGGCCGACACCAGGGGCTGAGCCAGCTGCAGTCCCACACCTGGGCGCACACCGTCACGTGTCCAAAGGACACAGCACGTGGTCTGTGTGGATGGGTTTGACAGCTCAGTGCGTTTTGCTCCTGCTAAGCGTGATACCAGAAACTCGAGAACCCGTTTGAGCCTTGCCATGCAGGACATAGTGCTGAGCACACAGAGAGCACACAGCTCGTTGATTCTGCATGGCACTTAAATAGGTACTTAAGAGatggattttaaagattttatttatttgtcagagagagaaagagcatgagcaggggagctgcaggcagagggagaagcaggcccccccgctaagcagggagcccaacgcagggctcgatcccaggaccctgggatcatgacctgaactgaaggcagacgcttcagcgactgagccacccaggcgccccaagagatgAATTTTAATTAGCTGTGTGGGAGGGGGTCCCATCATCTCCTTGTTACTGCTTCGGGTCTACTGATGAGCGTTTTTTCACGACCAGAGCATTTTGCTGAATGCTTGATGCTCTGGCAATTGTGTATATGGACTGACGTCTTGTCCTAGTCTAAGAAGTAAGTAGGTGAGTTGTTTTTAACAGTGCGGTGTGTGCTTTCAGGCAAGGGTACCCCGAAGGTTACTATAATTCCAAAAGTGGATGGAGCAGTCAGAGTGACCACTATGCAGATTATTACTCCGGCCAGTTCGACTACGGAGGTACGTTCAGGATTCTGCATGGCCAACCACTGGTGCGTCCCGGTGTGCAGCTGCGCTCTGTGATCATTTCTTAGGAGACTTTCCTGTTTGTTAGTCCTCGTATGTTTTTAATCTAAGAGCCGAAGTAGTTGAAAATAATCTGTGCCTGGAAATAATTACATTGCTATTTTTCATTAGGAAATTACGATTTAGTTCTAGTGTTAATGTGTCTTTATCACATTAGTAGTTTCCTTTGACTTTTTAGCAAAGCGTTGTGCGTAGTTCCAGAGTGGCCTTGTCCATATGTGACTActtaaattgattaaaataaataaaatggaacaccAGCTTCTGGGTCGCACCCAGTGGCCTCCTGTGGCTGGGGGCCCCCGACTTGCGTGGTGGAGACGTCAGTTGTCcccactgtgccaggtgctgccTGCTGGTCTTGACGTGCTCCTGCTGGGCAGTGCATGCCCGTCGGTGGCCCTGCCACTCCCTGCTGTCTGGTGCCGGGCAGGGTCCCAGGCCCACAGCCTCTCAGGCATCCCGGCACAGCCACCCCGTCTGCTTCTTCCCACAGGCCTCTCTCCTTTCTACGTTTGTACTGCTGTAGATGTAAATTATGCTCACACCTGCCAAAAGTGGGACTTCTAGTTTATaatgttaatgtattttttttttaatattttagttttggaatatttctttaaaactttctgGGTTATGTTAGAAGACATACGAGGGAAATTTGTAGTCACAGGATTAAGTGTTAAAAGGTCGTGACTACGAACGAAATTTTAACAAAGATGTCTTCTAGCatgttttttggttctttttaatcaCGTGTGTTGAGAGAACAGCCGGTGGCCATTAGGTGTTACACGTAATAGGCGGGACACCACCTGGTCCCTCTGCCTCACAGTTAACACTCTCCAAGGTCATGCTGATTTGTGGGAGGACAGTTTGGTTCGTCTAAGAGCCTGGAGGCATTCTTCAGTCCTGGGGCGGTGTGGTTTCTCTAGCAAGGGCCAGAGGAGTGTCTTCCCTTGCCTATAGTAATCAATCACAAATCCCCTGCTTACAGACCCAGGTCGCTGGGACCGGTACCACTATGGTTCCAGATTCAGGGATCCCCGCACCTGTGACCGGAGGTATTGGTATGATGCTGAATACGATGCatacaggaaagaaaactatGCTTATGGCGACAGGTTGGTACAGTGCACTTTAATAAGAAGGGTTGCTCGTAACCAGAGCTTCGCTCCTGCGTCTCTGGCCTCGGGTCTGTCATTTACCCGAGCTGCACTTGTGTTCGGGATCCTGGTGAGCAGCTAACACTGGGGTCACTGTCTGAAAGAGAAGGATGAACCAGGCCCTCCTGGCAGTTCCCACTTGGGCTGTTGGAGGGGAACTGGCCTCAGCACAGGCGCTGGAAGTCGGCTCCTCCTCTTCTTGGGTCTGGGAGAGGCGTGGCCGCACGCAGCATGAACTTGAAGGATGTTTCTCCAGATCTGAAGGCAGGGATTTGAACTTGGGCTTGGGATGTGGCCGCTCTTCCAAGGGTAGGCTCTGACTGGTCTGAGGGTCACGACTCTGGGGTGGTGACGACACGGTGGGGCCTCACTGTTGGGTAGCAAAAGGCCGTCGTCCTGGAGTCACCCACCCACACTCCCCTTTCCTCGCCTCTGTCCCCGCTTCCGCCAGGCCGGAGAGGTACGATGACCCCTGGAGGTACGACCCTCGCTTCACTGGCAGTTTTGATGACGACCCTGAGCCCCACAGGGACCCTTACGGGGAAGAGGTGGACAGGCGCAGCGTGCACAGCGAGcgctcagcccagagcctgcGCAGCAGCTTCAGCTCCCACTCGCATCAGGTGGgggccctctccccctcccttcccgcGTGACTGCACGCCCGAGCCCCCGCGTTTCCAGGAGTTGATTTTTCCCGTTTGCTCTATGTTTTCTCAGAGTCAGATTTACAGAAATCACAGTGTGACTGCTGTTCCCTATGAGGCCCCACACCCCCCCGGCTCCTTGCCTGGCCAGTATGCCTACGGCGCCTACGGCAGCAATTTCAGCAGTGCCCAGGGCTTCCCAGAGTACGGTTACCCTGCCGAAGCTGGCTGGCCTACTGCGGAgcgaggtgtgtgtgtgtgtgtgtgtgtttggttggGGCCCTGTGCTCTCATAGGTACAAAGGGATGTCGAGGCATACTGCTGGGGCAGCCTCCCAAGCCTGGGGTGATGGAGGGAGTGGATTTCAGCTCGCATGGGAATCAGCAATGGCCTGGCCTCATCTTCTGTGCAGAATACGGGCTGCTGTGAGTCACAGAGCTTGTCACAGCGGCTGAGAGCTGCCTGGCCTGTCCATAGTGGCCACGTCAGTGTGGCTCCAAGGACCGGCTCCCTGCCAGCTTCCTGGGTGCGGCTGCACTGTGTTCCCCAGTGCTGGCCACTTGGGTAAGCAGTTTGTGTGGGGACATTCCTAATTCCCCTTGAAAAGTTCCTGTGCGTGGACTTGTCACCTGTGCCACGTTCTCAGCTCCTCTCGGAGCTGTtccatcaaatgctttttcttagaGAAGTGCAACAGTGTGTGTCACGTCCTGTGAAAATCTCTCTGCACTTCAGGCATCCGCCGTTGTCATCCTTGTCGGTGCCCCGTGCCCGTCACTGCCAGGAGCCAGCCTCTGAAGAGAGCTGGGGACACGGATGCTCTGGTGGGGCCTCTGAGCAGCCGGCGGCCAGACGCTGCTTCCGAGTAGCCTGTGCTCAGTGCATGGGGCTGTTTTAAAGAAGTTTTGTTTTCAGAAGAGAATAGTTCTCGTTTTTAACAatcagaacattctttttttttttttttttttaaagattttatttgacagagagagacacagcgagagagggaacacaagcagggggagtgggagagggagaagcaggctccttgttgagcagggagcccgatgtggggctcgatcccaggaccctgggatcatgatgtgagccaaaggcagacgcttaacgactgagccacccaggcgcccctgaaacatTCTTCTGACACATACCtaagttctcctttttgatgggatatTTAGTAATTACTACCTTCCAGTTGAAAGCCAGGTCATCGTAACCAGTCTAACCTAGGATTCCAGCCATATGGGTACCTTGAAAATCTGTACTGTTGATCTGGtccagaagcatttttttttttatgatttttatttatttattttgagagagagacacacacacacacagcataagcagagggagagggagaagcaggctcctcgctgagccgggagcccgatgtggggctcgatcccaggaccctgggaccgtgacctgagccgaaggcagacgcccaaccatctgagccacccaggcgcccctggtccagaagcattaaaaaatgacaagctggttgtttctttctcactttatttAAATGTAGCTCCATCAAGACCAACTTCTCCTGAGAAGTTCTCAGTGCCTCATGTCTGTGCCAGGTTCGGTCCTGGGGGTCAGCTCATTAAAGTGATTCCAAATCTGCCTTCGGAAGGACAGCCTGCATTGGTTGAAATTCACAGCATGGAGGTAATTGCGTGAGTAGAAATTCTGCATCGCAGGACAGCCCTCTGAATAAGTGACCTTGGAAGATGTTTTTTTCCCATGAATCTTTAGGTCATAGGTTTTTTTATCGTGCTCGGTTGTTTCTCCCCTCAGAGGTCAGGACTTTGAGTACCTGCGTCGGGTGTTACATTAGACTTCGTTTCATTTGCATattcattttgtctttattcGCGTTTCTGGTTTAGCAGGGAGGACCCTGCTCGTGTTCATCTCATGGCTTTTGGTCACGGGTAGAGGAGCTTCGTGATCTggtggcaggtggggtggggggccctgTTCTGCGGGCTTGGCAGGCCTCTTCTGTGCATGTATTAGGGCCCTGCCTCAGTTGGAGGGGAGACGTAGAGTTTGAAAATCACGGTGGTAAAGCAGGCAGGCCGGCACTCAGTGAGGGCGTGGGGGTCCAGTGGAGCCGGCAGACGCGGGCCGGCGTGGATGTGCACCTGCTCCCCGTgagctgctctctctctgccccccccccccccccattgtgcCTCAGACCTTGCTGCAGCACATGCCGGAGCAGAAGGAGCTGCGCTCGTTCCCAGGACCACTCGGCAAGTACGTGCCCTGTCCAGCAGCCCACGACGGCCGTGCGGAGGCGGCCACTGTGCCCAGCTTCGCAGATGCAGTTGCTGCTGTCCATTGagtgtgtgttcttttttcaGAGATGACACCCATAAAGTGGATGTTATTAATTTTGCACAGAACAAAGCTACAAAATGTTTGCAGAACGAAAATTTAATTGACAAAGAGTCTGCAAGTCTCCTTTGGAGTTTCATTGTTCTCTTGTGCAGACAGAATGGGGTAGGTTTCTTGTTGGCCTCCgtctcgcccccccccccccccggcggaCTTGGGCGGGATTTCTGTGCCAAGCTGTGGGCGGCGAGCAGCGTCCCCATCCAGGGGCTCGCTCAGCAAGTGTCTTAGCGGTGATTTCAGGGAGTGGAATTCAAGGGCGTGTGGTTGGGTCTGCCTCTGTCAGCCTGTCAGGTCATCTGTGGTCTGTCCGTCCTGCTCCTGGCCAGGTCGTGAGCAGTGGCTTGTGCCCATGGGATCTTAACGTGCTCATTTGAGGAATCCTGTTGGGGGCCTCACCCATGCCGGGACGCCTGCGGTAAGTTCCGTGTGTAGTGACGcgctttcttctccttcctgcccccgCGGCCCCTGCAGACCGTGGTGGGAACAGACCTCGCGGAGCTTTTGTTACGAGACCACAAAACCGCGTGGCTTCCTGGGAAGTCACCCAACGAGGCCAACCTGATTGATTTCACTAACGAGGCCGTGGAGCAAGTGGAGGAAGAGGAGTCCGGGGAGGCCCAGCTCTCATTTCTCACTGACAGCCAGGCAGCCGGCAGCAGTGCCCTTGAAAGGGAGACCGAGAGGTTCCGGGAGCTGTTGCTATACGGCCGCAAGAAGGTGAGGCCCCGGGCGGGCCCTGGCGTGCACGGTCCTGCTCTTAGGCGCGGTGGCACCTTAGCCCGGCACCACGGGCTCGTTCGGTGAAGAACATCTGGTGTCCGGAGTGTCTGCTCCCGGTAGCAGAGCCCTCTTCCAGGGGTCGCCAGCGTCGGAGACTTGCCTGTGCTTGGCCGCACCCCTGCTGCGTATACTTCTCAGGGACAGACCCGTGCGCGGGACAGAAAGCCAGCTGTCCTCACGCAGTTAGGCGTGCGTTCACTGTCTCTTCAGCGGGGTGTGCGCTGGGTGGGTGCCAAGCCCTGCAGGCCACAGAGCGCACGTGTGCTGGGGAAGCTCCCCGGGACTGTGCAGACCCAGGGATGGCCATGCCTGCGCTCTGGCGGCTGGGCTCTCACGGGCCCAGAGTTCTTAGTACTTTGATGTCGTGATGTGTTCGGAAAGCTCGTATTTGGTAAATAAACAATCCTCGTGTGGACGTCGTAGGACGGATCGGAACTGTAGAATCTGTCAGGTTTGGTTATCGTTTCCTCTACCGTGACACATCCATCTCCTTGAAGAGGCTGTCGTCTTGACTGCTACCCCAGATGATTCTGGACGCAGGGGAGGCCGCATTAGTAAAGGCTCTGTCTGTGTTGAGATGGTGTTCATGGAGGCCTTGTGTGTCGTTCTGGAACTGGGGATGCTTGCCAGTAGCGTTGCTCATAGTGGAAGGGACAGTCCGAGGTGGCAGGACTGCTGCTCGCTCGTCCTCGTTC from Zalophus californianus isolate mZalCal1 chromosome 13, mZalCal1.pri.v2, whole genome shotgun sequence includes these protein-coding regions:
- the SEC16A gene encoding protein transport protein Sec16A isoform X2, with the protein product MQPPPQAAPSGVVGPPPAGTPQSMFWSNRPYRRQANNNAPVTPITCPLQPVTDPFAFSRQALQNTSLGSSSKSSPPILQGPAPLPAFLQRTGLPVPHTNAGDTLQGPVSQPRADGSLFSSVWTPSTPSEPEVNRSAEVAPGSEPEVQTLPYPQYIPGAGVDSSHGGHPHTNVLGPDRPLSRQNPHDGATASAPSPSFPQPRQQMPGQWGPGQGGPQSSGQHYWPRPEGPVQNAVPHASSVSHFPAPSNPPQGPGHEQLNPLVCLPGPFASDGSNEAAYLQSGNHSTNFDPENAFRQNSRAGNTRASQELRPNPGVNKEQLPDLALVNPLAQGNSPESHLHYPPGAGTSRALSEVDSGALSMFFQGGETENEENLSSEKTGAAGQSDFDGFSPSPALGHPPAHVGAGGIYQAFPKGSNNEAAQQGGLPQPYFSQSAGAQPDRPPAASTTAVWGSTASAGVHAASSSQSENVEDLEFIQNQEVLPSEPLSLDPSSPSDPVRYGPLPGPAVPRLGGVGHPGGGGPNLEAPDSSPHPVRSDGASSGYSSRNHRNLPSAARPQDVGTFIQQEVGKPEDESSGSFFKQIDSSPVGGETNETTVSQNHHSSLSQPSTPSPPKPTGIFQTSANSSFEPVKSHLVGVKPVEADRANVVGEVRGATAHQKQHRAIAAPPDTSPGNLEQPPDNMETLFTLQACSPPFSVPVEAGHGLVHTGGLPLETVLLAAEKGPLARAQGAVKCESPVTTLWAQNELPDFGGNVLLAPAAPALHMPVKPQPSEVIQPPDEGVSTLQSQQPGSGLSLPSGDSICASENLENPPKMGEEEALPSQASSGYASLLSSPPTESLQNQPVLIAQPDQSYNLAQPINFSVSLSSPNEKNQPWRDAMVGDKPSASSRAVGGDSGDGAAVSGITAGSLTRSPLPNSLMHSSFPQVPGTSEIVSNQPANLLVQPPPHPVPKNLLSESQKIDNAENVLPELVSSPAGSAGVMLVPPANATSVPTGNKADYSSHREETSGALDFTLNRTLENPLRMYSPSHSDSSAGQHTVSSHPRQPGPGPRNSDHFYQQVTKDAPDQRGLERAQQEPAPPLPQGPKAACSEPSNPGSPPLQGQSQNLVPPPASPAPGDTGQPLPARPPRSSSASVASTSSSQAAMQSDQHWPQPPPPDLASYYYYRPLYDGYQSHYPSPYPLEPGTAPLYYQDVYGLYEPRFRPHDSAASAYAESYRYAGPERPSSRASHCSDRPSARQGYPEGYYNSKSGWSSQSDHYADYYSGQFDYGDPGRWDRYHYGSRFRDPRTCDRRYWYDAEYDAYRKENYAYGDRPERYDDPWRYDPRFTGSFDDDPEPHRDPYGEEVDRRSVHSERSAQSLRSSFSSHSHQSQIYRNHSVTAVPYEAPHPPGSLPGQYAYGAYGSNFSSAQGFPEYGYPAEAGWPTAERAPSRPTSPEKFSVPHVCARFGPGGQLIKVIPNLPSEGQPALVEIHSMETLLQHMPEQKELRSFPGPLGKDDTHKVDVINFAQNKATKCLQNENLIDKESASLLWSFIVLLCRQNGTVVGTDLAELLLRDHKTAWLPGKSPNEANLIDFTNEAVEQVEEEESGEAQLSFLTDSQAAGSSALERETERFRELLLYGRKKDALESAMKNALWGHALLLASKMDSRTHARVMTRFANSLPINDPLQTVYQLMSGRMPAASTCCGDEKWGDWRPHLAMVLSNLSSNVDVESRAMATMGDTLASKGLLDAAHFCYLMAQVGLGVYTKKTTKLVLIGSNHSLPFSKFATNEAIQRTEAYEYAQSLGAQTCSFPNFQVFKFIYSCRLAEMGLATQAFHYCEVIAKSILLQPHKHSPVLISQLVQIASQLRLFDPQLREKPEEEAFVEPAWLVQLQCVDKQVKEGATAWSRDGTFPQRCPSTPSSEAGQCDGPAPTQPGGPGTGNPLLAPPGPSAEHLGQGVRLLPSAPPARPDSQPALPARVPLFPVPPPPGPVELGPGCGSPGAALGFPEPSGPDPAAPYAGPALPPGAPSLQESEHTPQEARSQDPGAMAPEALGRNSLLELREEGFGGNFAHLGSSRMSQGSEGPPGWEHASSSSMQPPTAAPEVKRPAPAARREAKEPKKSSESWFSRWLPGKKRTEAYLPDDKNKSIVWDEKKNRWVDVNEPEEEKKAPPPPPTSLPKAPLAAPPGPGGPPRAAVNMFSRKAAGARARYVDVLNPGGPQRSEPALAPAEFFAPLAPLPIPAHLFGPNPDAEEAPPAEGASREGQAPAGGPANLEPASEPQAFGSSASLPGPELPPTREDSSQGGEASSDHPPAGPAPGAAVPFCSPAQFAQVSAPSGGARMGRIGQRKYPALS